One region of Carbonactinospora thermoautotrophica genomic DNA includes:
- a CDS encoding acyl-CoA dehydrogenase family protein: MGTESGSAPRGGRRVLTEELLDRFASRVADYDRDNVFFVEDFEELQQIGYLKIAVPEEFGGLGFSLPEVAREQRRLAYRSPATALAVNMHIYWTGAAADVYRSGDESLTWLLKEAAAGEVFAAGHGEPGNDLVLAHSNTRAEPVQGGGYRFYGRKIFTSLSPVWTWLGVHGLDDSDPANPKVVHAFIRRDAPGYRIIETWDTLGMRPTRSDDTLLEGVVAEPEHVARVLPAGPPTDAFLGSVFAWVLPLFGNIYYAIARRAFDLAVESAKQRRSKELGGRTFAHHPFTQWTVAEAALQLEAIEAQLDQVVDDWAAGVDHGERWTSKLFAAKYNAVEGAKRVVDLALRVAGGAALFKTNELERLYRDVRAGAFHPPGANLVHDLVGKTALGVLGE, from the coding sequence ATGGGGACTGAGTCCGGAAGCGCGCCACGTGGCGGCCGGCGTGTTCTCACCGAAGAACTCCTCGACCGGTTCGCCTCTCGGGTCGCCGACTACGACCGGGACAACGTCTTCTTCGTCGAGGACTTCGAAGAGCTCCAGCAGATCGGCTACCTCAAGATCGCGGTGCCCGAAGAGTTCGGTGGACTCGGCTTCAGCCTGCCTGAAGTGGCCCGCGAGCAGCGGCGTCTGGCCTACCGGTCGCCGGCCACCGCGCTCGCGGTGAACATGCACATCTACTGGACCGGGGCGGCTGCCGACGTCTACCGGTCCGGGGACGAGTCGCTCACGTGGCTGCTGAAGGAGGCAGCGGCGGGTGAGGTGTTCGCCGCGGGCCACGGGGAACCCGGCAACGACCTGGTGTTGGCGCATTCGAACACCCGTGCCGAGCCTGTCCAGGGTGGGGGGTACCGCTTCTACGGGCGGAAGATCTTCACCTCGCTTTCGCCGGTGTGGACCTGGCTGGGTGTTCACGGCCTGGACGATTCCGATCCCGCGAACCCCAAGGTCGTGCACGCGTTCATCCGGCGGGACGCGCCCGGGTACCGGATCATCGAAACGTGGGACACGCTGGGCATGCGCCCGACCCGCAGCGACGACACTCTGCTGGAAGGCGTGGTGGCCGAGCCCGAGCACGTCGCGCGGGTGCTGCCTGCCGGTCCGCCCACCGATGCGTTCCTCGGCAGCGTCTTCGCCTGGGTGCTGCCATTGTTCGGCAACATCTACTACGCGATCGCTCGGCGTGCCTTCGACCTTGCCGTCGAGAGCGCCAAACAGCGCAGGTCCAAAGAGCTCGGCGGTCGGACCTTCGCCCACCACCCGTTCACGCAATGGACCGTAGCCGAGGCGGCACTGCAGCTGGAGGCCATCGAGGCCCAGCTCGATCAGGTCGTCGACGACTGGGCGGCCGGGGTGGACCACGGCGAGCGGTGGACCAGCAAGCTCTTTGCCGCCAAGTACAACGCCGTCGAGGGAGCGAAGCGGGTCGTCGACCTGGCGCTGCGGGTCGCCGGCGGGGCCGCCCTGTTCAAGACCAACGAGCTTGAGCGGCTTTACCGCGACGTACGGGCCGGCGCGTTCCATCCGCCAGGAGCCAATCTCGTGCACGATCTCGTCGGCAAGACGGCACTCGGCGTGCTCGGCGAGTGA
- the narH gene encoding nitrate reductase subunit beta produces MRVMAQLAMVMNLDKCIGCHTCSVTCKQAWTNRAGVEYVWFNNVETRPGQGYPRTYEDQERWQGGWTLNRRGRLKLKAGGRLKKLLTIFANPLMPRIQDYYEPWTYDYRTLLEAPLQRDAPVARPKSLLTGQDMKISWSANWDDDLAGGPELAPADPVLRQVSDRVRLEFEKTFMFYLPRICEHCLNPSCAASCPSGAIYKRAEDGIVLVDSDRCRGWRMCVTGCPYKKVYFNHRTGKAEKCTFCFPRVEVGLPTVCSETCVGRLRYIGLMLYDADRVLQAASVPDEKDLYQAQKDVFLDPHDPEVAAAAERDDVPRDWIEAARRSPVYRLIFDYGVALPLHPEYRTLPMVWYIPPLSPVVDVLRDTGHDAESADNLFAAVDALRIPVEYLAGLFTAGDPEPVRQVLHRLAAMRAYMRDINLGAEPNDAIPASVGMTGEQLYEMYRLLALAKYEDRYVIPAAHTETAAQLEELPTGCSLDYEGGPGMGGSGPFGEGSGGATPIAVESFHALRQRATADTPVDPGDTAQRLNLLNWDGKGRPEGLFPPRRDTEEPA; encoded by the coding sequence ATGCGCGTCATGGCGCAGCTCGCCATGGTGATGAACCTGGACAAATGCATTGGCTGCCACACCTGTTCGGTGACCTGCAAGCAGGCGTGGACCAACCGGGCCGGGGTGGAGTACGTGTGGTTCAACAACGTCGAGACCCGGCCCGGCCAGGGATACCCGCGCACCTACGAGGACCAGGAGCGCTGGCAGGGCGGCTGGACGCTCAACCGCCGCGGCCGGCTGAAGCTCAAGGCCGGCGGCCGGCTGAAGAAGCTGCTCACGATCTTCGCCAACCCGCTGATGCCGCGGATCCAGGACTACTACGAGCCCTGGACGTACGACTACCGGACGCTGCTGGAGGCCCCGCTGCAGCGAGACGCGCCGGTCGCGCGGCCCAAGTCGCTGCTCACCGGCCAGGACATGAAGATCTCCTGGAGCGCCAACTGGGACGACGACCTGGCCGGCGGTCCGGAGCTAGCCCCGGCGGACCCGGTGCTGCGGCAGGTCTCCGACCGGGTGCGGCTGGAGTTCGAGAAGACGTTCATGTTCTACCTGCCGCGTATCTGCGAGCACTGTCTCAACCCGTCCTGCGCGGCGTCCTGTCCTTCCGGCGCGATCTACAAGCGGGCCGAGGACGGCATCGTGCTGGTCGACTCCGACCGTTGCCGGGGCTGGCGGATGTGCGTGACCGGCTGCCCGTACAAGAAGGTGTACTTCAACCACCGGACCGGCAAGGCTGAGAAGTGCACCTTCTGCTTCCCCCGCGTCGAGGTGGGCCTCCCGACCGTGTGCTCGGAGACGTGCGTGGGGCGGCTGCGCTACATCGGCTTGATGCTCTACGACGCCGACCGGGTGCTCCAGGCGGCGTCCGTCCCCGACGAGAAGGACCTGTACCAGGCCCAGAAGGACGTCTTCCTCGACCCGCACGACCCTGAGGTGGCGGCCGCCGCCGAACGGGACGACGTCCCCCGCGACTGGATCGAGGCCGCCCGGCGTTCCCCGGTGTACCGGCTGATCTTCGACTACGGGGTGGCGCTGCCGCTGCACCCGGAATACCGCACGCTGCCCATGGTCTGGTACATCCCGCCGCTGTCCCCGGTGGTCGACGTGCTGCGCGACACCGGGCACGACGCGGAGTCCGCGGACAACCTGTTCGCCGCCGTGGACGCGCTGCGCATCCCGGTGGAGTACCTGGCCGGGCTGTTCACCGCCGGCGACCCCGAGCCGGTGCGCCAGGTGTTGCACCGTCTCGCGGCCATGCGCGCCTACATGCGCGACATCAACCTCGGCGCGGAGCCCAACGACGCGATCCCCGCCTCGGTCGGGATGACCGGCGAGCAGCTGTACGAGATGTACCGGCTGCTGGCGCTCGCCAAGTACGAGGACCGGTACGTGATCCCGGCCGCGCACACCGAGACCGCCGCCCAGCTGGAGGAGCTGCCCACCGGGTGCAGCCTGGACTACGAGGGCGGGCCGGGCATGGGTGGCTCGGGTCCGTTCGGGGAGGGGTCGGGCGGGGCGACCCCGATCGCGGTGGAGAGCTTCCACGCGCTGCGGCAGCGCGCGACCGCCGACACCCCCGTCGACCCCGGCGACACCGCGCAGCGGCTCAACCTGCTCAACTGGGACGGCAAGGGGCGGCCGGAGGGGTTGTTCCCGCCCCGCCGCGACACCGAGGAGCCGGCATGA
- the narJ gene encoding nitrate reductase molybdenum cofactor assembly chaperone, which produces MRLTDEQRRIAHQAASLLLSYPDETLSAAVPALRAAAAELPEPVAAPLRRIIGHVADTPLADLATEYVATFDLKRRCCLYLTYYAYGDTRKRGLALLRFQQAYRSYGFDLTGQELPDHLAVVLEFSARGATRTAGRLLREHRAGLELLWQALRDLRSPYADAVAAVRATLPPAGPRDLAAALRLAEQGPPAEEVGLEPYPSSPDPLGGRR; this is translated from the coding sequence ATGAGGCTCACCGACGAACAGCGCCGCATCGCGCACCAGGCCGCGTCGCTGCTGCTCAGCTACCCCGACGAGACGCTGTCCGCGGCCGTCCCGGCGCTGCGCGCGGCAGCCGCCGAGCTGCCCGAGCCGGTCGCCGCCCCGCTGCGGCGGATCATCGGCCACGTGGCGGACACCCCGCTCGCCGACCTCGCCACCGAGTACGTGGCGACCTTCGACCTCAAGCGCCGCTGCTGCCTGTACCTCACCTACTACGCCTACGGCGACACCCGCAAGCGCGGGCTGGCGTTGCTGCGCTTCCAGCAGGCCTACCGCTCGTACGGGTTCGACCTCACCGGCCAGGAGCTGCCCGACCACCTGGCCGTGGTGCTCGAGTTCTCCGCGCGCGGCGCGACCCGCACCGCCGGCCGGCTGCTGCGTGAGCACCGGGCCGGGTTGGAGCTGCTCTGGCAGGCACTGCGTGACCTGCGTTCCCCGTACGCGGACGCCGTCGCCGCCGTCCGCGCGACCCTGCCCCCGGCCGGGCCGCGCGACCTCGCCGCGGCGCTGCGCCTCGCCGAGCAGGGTCCGCCGGCCGAGGAGGTCGGCCTCGAACCCTACCCGTCCTCGCCCGACCCGCTCGGAGGTCGCCGGTGA
- a CDS encoding DUF2249 domain-containing protein, whose product MTAAAGALHALFDAHLGKENDLLLPVLADAGVDLGSLLGDMHDILGPAHDHASPATVANGEELDVRPLAPALRRQKIFAMFHVLSAGEAFVLVNDHDPKPLYYQFQAEHPDEFAWDYLESGPEVWRVRIGKS is encoded by the coding sequence ATGACGGCCGCGGCCGGTGCCCTGCACGCCCTGTTCGACGCCCACCTGGGCAAGGAGAACGACCTGCTGCTTCCCGTCCTCGCCGACGCCGGCGTCGACCTGGGAAGCCTGCTGGGCGATATGCACGACATCCTCGGCCCAGCACACGATCACGCCTCCCCCGCCACCGTGGCGAACGGCGAGGAGCTGGACGTCCGCCCGCTCGCTCCCGCGCTGCGGCGCCAGAAGATCTTCGCGATGTTCCACGTGCTTTCCGCCGGAGAGGCGTTCGTGCTCGTCAACGACCACGATCCCAAGCCGCTGTACTACCAGTTCCAGGCCGAGCACCCGGATGAGTTCGCCTGGGACTACCTGGAGTCCGGCCCCGAGGTGTGGCGGGTGCGCATCGGTAAGTCCTGA
- a CDS encoding hemerythrin domain-containing protein, producing the protein MTARTGQEPTVAAIRAHHDTLARGLAERTATLRSAADRLSPDLSDIQTELVRFCETQLLPHAAAEEETLYQAAANLSATALLVSAMTAGPCATWWRGRPRPVPPPR; encoded by the coding sequence ATGACAGCACGCACGGGGCAGGAGCCCACCGTCGCGGCCATCCGCGCCCATCACGACACGCTCGCGCGTGGCCTCGCCGAGCGCACCGCGACACTGCGGAGCGCTGCTGATCGACTGTCGCCCGACCTGAGCGACATCCAGACCGAGCTGGTGAGGTTCTGCGAGACGCAACTCCTCCCCCACGCGGCGGCGGAGGAGGAGACGCTGTACCAGGCGGCGGCGAACCTGTCCGCGACCGCGCTGCTGGTGTCCGCGATGACCGCCGGGCCCTGCGCGACCTGGTGGCGAGGGCGGCCAAGGCCCGTACCTCCGCCGAGATGA
- a CDS encoding nitrate reductase subunit alpha, whose translation MDGPVAEALLRFGRYLRPGEVSSDLRTLHRVGGRDADTFYRDRWSHDKVVRSTHGVNCTGSCSWKVYVKEGIITWEAQQTDYPSVGPDRPEYEPRGCPRGAAFSWYTYSPTRVRYPYVRSVLLEAYRAAKRRTGDPVRAWAEVTGDPQTARAYQAARGKGGLVRATWEEAVEMIAAAHVHTIKEYGPDRIAGFSPIPAMSMVSHAAGSRFVSLLGGVMLSFYDWYADLPVASPQVFGDQTDVPESGDWWDASYLLVWGSNIPVTRTPDAHWMTEARYRGQKVVVISPDYSDAVKFADEWLPAQPGTDGALAMAMGHVILREFLVDRPVPRFVRYAQRFTDLPFLVTLTRRGDDGGWVPGKFLTAADLGQADEHAAFRTVIWDARTGAPAVPNGSLGFRYGEAGRGRWNLDLGDLEPELTFYGAADAQPVPVDLPRFDTPDGAVLRRGVPARRVGDHLVTTVFDLLLAQYGVGRDGLPGEWPAGYDDAGQPYTPAWQEPITGVPAAAAARIAREFARNAEQSGGRSMIIMGAGANHWFHSDTTYRAMLALVLLTGCEGINGGGWAHYVGQEKCRPLTGWAQLAFGLDWTRPPRQMAGTAFWYLHTDQWRYDQTDTGVLASPLGDGRFAGRTAADLIAQSARLGWMPSYPTFDRNPLDLADEAEAAGGDPGRYVTEELRAGRLRFACEDPDDPRNFPRVLTVWRANLLGSSAKGSEYFLRHLLGTDDAVRARETPPERRPQDVTWREDAPAGKLDLLVTLDFRMTSTALLADVVLPAATWYEKHDLSSTDMHPFVHAFNPAIAPPWQTRTDFDAFHAIARAFSALARTHLGVRKDLVAAPLLHDTPDELATPQGRVRDWRTGECDPVPGKTFPKITVVERDYPALAARMAALGPLLDTLGATTKGVTFDVTDEIAYLREKNGVVRDGPAAGRPSLARDTHMAEAILTLSGTTNGRLATQGFHALEERTGTRLADLAAEHEGKRVTFADTQARPVPVITSPEWSGSESGGRRYAPFTINVERLKPWHTLTGRQHFYLDHDWMAEFGEQLPVYRPPLDMHRLFGEPRPGSRDELGVTVRYLTPHSKWSIHSEYQDNLLMLTLSRGGPTIWMSPEDAAKIGVRDNDWVEAVNRNGVVVARATVSHRMPEGTVYLYHAPERVVDVPKAEASGKRGGIHNSLTRLLLKPTHLIGGYAQLTFAFNYLGPTGNQRDEVTVIRRRSQEVEY comes from the coding sequence ATGGACGGGCCGGTCGCCGAGGCGCTGCTACGGTTCGGCCGCTATCTACGTCCCGGCGAGGTGTCTTCGGACCTGCGCACGCTGCACCGGGTCGGGGGCCGGGACGCGGACACCTTCTACCGGGACCGGTGGAGCCACGACAAGGTCGTGCGCTCCACGCACGGGGTGAACTGCACCGGGTCCTGCTCGTGGAAGGTGTACGTCAAGGAGGGGATCATCACCTGGGAGGCGCAGCAGACCGACTACCCCTCGGTCGGCCCGGACCGGCCCGAGTACGAGCCCCGCGGCTGCCCGCGCGGCGCGGCCTTCTCCTGGTACACCTACTCGCCCACCCGCGTGCGCTACCCCTACGTGCGGAGCGTGCTGCTGGAGGCGTACCGGGCGGCGAAGCGGCGCACCGGCGACCCGGTGCGCGCCTGGGCGGAGGTCACCGGCGACCCGCAGACCGCGCGGGCGTACCAGGCGGCGCGCGGCAAGGGCGGCCTGGTGCGCGCCACCTGGGAGGAAGCGGTGGAGATGATCGCCGCCGCGCACGTCCACACGATCAAGGAGTACGGGCCGGACCGGATCGCCGGGTTTTCCCCGATCCCCGCGATGTCGATGGTGTCCCACGCGGCCGGGTCGCGGTTCGTCTCGCTGCTCGGCGGCGTCATGCTCTCCTTCTACGACTGGTACGCCGACCTGCCGGTGGCCTCCCCGCAGGTGTTCGGGGACCAGACCGACGTGCCGGAGTCCGGCGACTGGTGGGACGCCAGTTACCTGCTGGTGTGGGGTTCCAACATCCCGGTCACCCGCACCCCCGACGCGCACTGGATGACCGAGGCCCGCTACCGGGGCCAGAAGGTCGTCGTGATCTCGCCCGACTACTCCGACGCGGTCAAGTTCGCCGACGAGTGGCTGCCCGCCCAGCCGGGCACCGACGGTGCGCTGGCGATGGCGATGGGGCACGTGATCCTGCGCGAGTTCCTGGTCGACCGCCCAGTGCCGCGGTTCGTCCGCTACGCCCAGCGGTTCACCGACCTGCCGTTCCTGGTGACCCTCACCCGGCGCGGGGATGACGGGGGTTGGGTGCCCGGCAAGTTCCTCACCGCCGCCGACCTGGGCCAGGCTGATGAGCACGCGGCGTTCCGGACCGTCATCTGGGACGCGCGCACCGGAGCGCCCGCGGTGCCCAACGGCTCGCTGGGCTTCCGGTACGGGGAGGCGGGCCGAGGCCGGTGGAACCTGGATCTCGGCGACCTGGAGCCCGAGCTCACCTTCTACGGCGCGGCGGACGCCCAGCCGGTGCCGGTGGACCTGCCCCGCTTCGACACCCCGGACGGAGCCGTGCTGCGCCGCGGGGTCCCCGCGCGCCGCGTCGGCGACCACCTGGTGACCACCGTGTTCGACCTCCTCCTCGCCCAGTACGGCGTGGGCCGCGACGGGCTGCCCGGGGAGTGGCCGGCCGGGTACGACGACGCCGGCCAGCCCTATACGCCCGCCTGGCAGGAGCCGATCACCGGGGTGCCGGCGGCCGCGGCGGCGCGGATCGCCCGGGAGTTCGCCCGCAACGCCGAGCAGTCCGGCGGCCGGTCCATGATCATCATGGGTGCGGGCGCCAACCACTGGTTCCATTCCGACACGACCTACCGGGCCATGCTCGCCCTCGTGCTGCTCACCGGCTGCGAGGGGATCAACGGCGGCGGCTGGGCGCACTACGTGGGCCAGGAGAAGTGCCGGCCGCTCACCGGGTGGGCGCAGCTCGCGTTCGGCCTGGACTGGACCCGCCCGCCCCGGCAGATGGCGGGCACCGCGTTCTGGTACCTGCACACCGACCAGTGGCGGTACGACCAGACCGACACCGGTGTCCTGGCCTCGCCGCTGGGGGATGGCCGGTTCGCCGGGCGGACAGCGGCCGACCTGATCGCCCAGTCCGCACGGCTGGGCTGGATGCCGTCGTACCCGACCTTCGACCGCAACCCCTTGGACCTCGCCGATGAGGCCGAAGCGGCGGGGGGCGACCCGGGCAGGTACGTGACGGAGGAGCTGCGCGCCGGGCGGCTGCGCTTCGCCTGCGAGGACCCCGACGACCCGCGCAACTTCCCCCGCGTGCTCACCGTGTGGCGGGCCAACCTGCTGGGCTCCTCGGCGAAGGGGAGCGAGTACTTCCTCAGGCACCTGCTCGGCACGGACGACGCGGTACGGGCGCGGGAGACCCCGCCGGAGCGGCGACCCCAGGACGTCACCTGGCGCGAGGACGCCCCGGCCGGGAAGCTGGACCTGCTCGTCACCCTCGATTTCCGGATGACCAGCACCGCGCTGCTCGCCGACGTGGTGCTGCCCGCCGCCACCTGGTACGAGAAGCACGACCTGTCCAGCACGGACATGCACCCGTTCGTGCACGCGTTCAACCCGGCGATCGCCCCGCCCTGGCAGACCCGGACCGACTTCGACGCCTTCCACGCGATCGCCCGGGCGTTCAGCGCGCTGGCCCGCACCCACCTGGGGGTGCGCAAGGACCTGGTCGCGGCGCCGTTGCTGCACGACACCCCCGACGAGCTGGCCACCCCGCAAGGGCGCGTGCGCGACTGGCGTACCGGGGAGTGCGATCCGGTTCCCGGCAAGACCTTCCCGAAGATCACCGTGGTGGAGCGCGACTACCCGGCCCTGGCCGCCCGCATGGCCGCCCTCGGGCCGCTGCTGGACACGCTGGGGGCGACCACGAAGGGGGTCACCTTCGACGTCACCGACGAGATCGCGTACCTGAGGGAGAAGAACGGCGTGGTGCGTGACGGGCCCGCCGCCGGCCGCCCGTCGCTGGCGCGCGACACCCACATGGCCGAGGCGATCCTCACCCTGTCGGGCACCACCAACGGGCGCCTGGCCACGCAGGGGTTCCACGCCCTGGAGGAGCGCACCGGCACCCGGCTCGCGGACCTCGCCGCCGAGCACGAGGGCAAGCGCGTCACCTTCGCCGACACCCAGGCCCGCCCGGTGCCGGTCATCACCTCACCCGAATGGTCCGGCAGCGAGTCCGGCGGGCGCCGCTACGCGCCGTTCACCATCAACGTCGAGCGGCTCAAACCCTGGCACACGCTCACCGGCCGACAGCACTTCTACCTGGACCACGACTGGATGGCCGAGTTCGGCGAGCAGTTGCCGGTCTACCGGCCTCCGCTGGACATGCACCGGCTCTTCGGCGAGCCACGGCCCGGATCCCGGGACGAGCTGGGAGTCACCGTCCGCTACCTCACGCCGCACTCCAAGTGGTCGATCCACTCCGAGTACCAGGACAACCTGCTCATGCTCACCCTGTCCCGCGGCGGGCCCACGATCTGGATGAGCCCGGAGGACGCGGCGAAGATCGGCGTGCGCGACAACGACTGGGTGGAGGCGGTCAACCGCAACGGGGTGGTGGTCGCCCGCGCCACGGTCTCGCACCGCATGCCCGAGGGCACCGTGTACCTGTACCACGCTCCCGAACGCGTGGTGGACGTGCCCAAGGCGGAGGCGTCCGGCAAACGGGGCGGCATCCACAACTCCCTGACCCGCCTGCTGCTCAAGCCCACCCACCTGATCGGCGGGTACGCGCAACTCACATTCGCCTTCAACTACCTCGGCCCGACCGGGAACCAGCGCGACGAGGTCACCGTGATCCGCCGGCGCAGCCAGGAGGTGGAGTACTGA
- a CDS encoding MFS transporter, protein MTRDRTLALVLATVAFAVNFWAWGLLSPLAPVYRDLLGLTPIQVSVMVAVPVIVGSLGRIPLGVLTDRYGGRRMFAAVSFLGVIPVVFLAFATDYWALLAGGLALGVTGASFAIGIPFVNAWYPPGQRGLALGIFGMGNIGTAVAGFVAPPIAERWGRPAAFLTVAAALTLIGLAFLLLGRDASGTPAVAEPFGARFAAAARLRATWELAALYALTFGGFVAFGVYLPTYLKTSYELSTADAGARAAGFVVIATLARPVGGWLADRVGGTRVLRVVFAVLAACAAVTSTTPPMPLATVAFLTMAAALGLGNGAVFALLAERVPAARVGSATGMVGAAGGLGGFFPPLVMGLVYQATGGYTIGLLLLSATALAAFAYCVAGLGPRRPVPRAGVSAMS, encoded by the coding sequence ATGACCCGAGACCGAACCCTCGCGCTGGTTCTAGCCACCGTTGCGTTCGCCGTCAACTTCTGGGCGTGGGGGTTGCTCAGCCCACTTGCCCCCGTCTACCGGGACCTGCTGGGCCTGACCCCCATACAGGTGTCGGTGATGGTGGCGGTCCCGGTGATCGTCGGGTCGCTGGGGCGCATCCCGCTCGGCGTCCTCACCGACCGCTACGGCGGGCGGCGCATGTTCGCGGCGGTGAGCTTCCTGGGCGTGATCCCGGTGGTGTTCCTGGCGTTCGCCACCGACTACTGGGCGCTGCTCGCCGGCGGCCTCGCCCTGGGCGTCACGGGCGCGTCGTTCGCGATCGGCATCCCGTTCGTGAACGCCTGGTACCCGCCCGGGCAGCGCGGGCTGGCGCTGGGCATCTTCGGCATGGGCAACATCGGCACGGCCGTCGCCGGCTTCGTCGCCCCGCCGATCGCTGAGCGATGGGGCCGCCCGGCGGCGTTTCTGACGGTGGCGGCGGCGCTGACGCTCATCGGCCTGGCGTTCCTGCTCCTCGGCCGAGACGCCTCCGGTACCCCGGCCGTCGCCGAGCCGTTCGGCGCCCGGTTCGCCGCGGCGGCGCGGCTGCGCGCCACCTGGGAGCTGGCCGCCCTGTACGCGCTCACCTTCGGCGGCTTCGTCGCCTTCGGCGTGTACCTGCCCACGTACTTGAAGACCAGCTACGAGCTCTCCACCGCGGACGCCGGGGCCCGGGCCGCCGGGTTCGTCGTCATCGCGACCTTGGCCCGCCCGGTGGGCGGGTGGCTGGCCGACCGGGTCGGCGGCACGCGCGTGCTGCGGGTGGTGTTCGCGGTGCTCGCGGCCTGCGCGGCCGTGACGTCGACCACCCCGCCCATGCCGCTCGCCACGGTCGCGTTCCTCACCATGGCCGCCGCCCTCGGCCTCGGCAACGGGGCGGTGTTCGCCCTGCTCGCCGAGCGGGTGCCCGCCGCCCGCGTGGGCAGCGCCACCGGCATGGTGGGCGCGGCCGGCGGGCTGGGCGGGTTCTTCCCGCCATTGGTCATGGGACTCGTGTACCAGGCCACCGGCGGGTACACGATCGGCCTGCTGCTGCTGTCCGCGACGGCTCTGGCGGCGTTCGCCTACTGCGTGGCCGGCCTGGGACCCCGGCGGCCGGTGCCACGGGCGGGCGTGTCGGCGATGTCCTGA
- a CDS encoding peroxidase-related enzyme (This protein belongs to a clade of uncharacterized proteins related to peroxidases such as the alkylhydroperoxidase AhpD.) yields the protein MTEATLARHSTERISRLRVPDESELTDEVRAFFAESRARQGYVLNYFRAHALNSENLARFNAYLLPFLDPSRGRLPYAERELIATVVSAANRCAYCHLNHVRSLGAAIGDKARAQLIALDYRHVADLSERERALADLATKITEDPRSVGEADFERLRGLGLDDQDILEAIEIAAIFNATNRISIALGVVPDKEFFEKGGSYGD from the coding sequence ATGACTGAAGCGACGTTGGCCAGGCACTCGACCGAGCGCATCTCACGGCTGCGGGTGCCTGACGAGTCCGAGCTCACCGATGAGGTACGGGCGTTCTTCGCCGAGTCCCGCGCCAGGCAGGGCTATGTCCTCAACTACTTCCGCGCGCACGCCCTGAACTCAGAGAACCTCGCGCGCTTCAACGCCTATCTGCTGCCGTTCCTCGATCCGTCCAGGGGCCGATTGCCCTATGCCGAGCGGGAGCTCATCGCCACTGTGGTGTCGGCGGCGAACCGGTGCGCGTACTGCCACCTCAACCATGTCCGGAGTCTGGGAGCGGCCATCGGCGACAAGGCACGCGCGCAGCTCATCGCGCTCGACTACCGGCACGTGGCGGACTTGAGCGAGCGCGAGCGCGCACTCGCCGACCTTGCCACAAAGATCACAGAAGATCCCCGCTCGGTGGGGGAAGCCGACTTCGAGCGGTTGCGCGGGCTGGGCCTGGACGACCAGGACATCCTCGAGGCCATCGAGATCGCCGCGATCTTCAACGCCACCAACCGGATCTCCATCGCGCTGGGTGTCGTCCCGGACAAGGAGTTCTTCGAGAAGGGAGGGTCCTATGGGGACTGA
- the narI gene encoding respiratory nitrate reductase subunit gamma encodes MDLVLWVIVPYVSITVFVLGHVWRYRYDKFGWTTRSTQLYEQRLLRWGSPLFHFGILVALFGHVIGILIPKSWTLAVGVPEGLYHAAAVGLGALAGFCTLVGLAILIYRRRTVGPVFRATTVNDKAMYVLLAATIVLGLATTVLGNLTGHPHDYRDTVAPWFRSIFALHPRAELMAEAPLGFQLHALAAFALFAFWPFTRLVHMFSFPIGYLTRPYIVYRSRDIRPAAPRAGVWEAPTLPTPTRRGRTR; translated from the coding sequence CTGGACCTGGTGCTGTGGGTGATCGTCCCCTACGTGTCGATCACCGTGTTCGTACTCGGCCACGTGTGGCGCTACCGGTACGACAAGTTCGGCTGGACCACCCGTTCCACGCAGCTGTACGAGCAGCGCCTGCTGCGCTGGGGCAGCCCGCTGTTCCACTTCGGCATCCTGGTCGCCCTGTTCGGGCACGTGATCGGCATCCTGATCCCCAAGAGCTGGACGCTTGCCGTGGGCGTGCCCGAGGGGCTGTACCACGCGGCGGCGGTGGGGCTGGGTGCGCTCGCCGGGTTCTGCACGCTGGTCGGGCTGGCGATCCTCATCTACCGGCGGCGCACCGTCGGCCCGGTGTTCCGCGCCACGACCGTGAACGACAAGGCCATGTACGTGCTACTGGCCGCCACCATCGTGCTCGGCCTGGCCACGACCGTGCTCGGCAACCTCACCGGGCACCCACACGACTACCGGGATACCGTCGCGCCCTGGTTCCGCTCGATCTTCGCGCTGCACCCCCGAGCCGAGCTGATGGCCGAGGCCCCGCTCGGGTTCCAGCTGCACGCGCTGGCCGCGTTCGCCCTCTTCGCCTTCTGGCCCTTCACCAGGCTGGTGCACATGTTCAGCTTCCCGATCGGGTACCTGACCCGCCCCTACATCGTGTACCGCAGCCGGGACATCCGGCCCGCCGCCCCCCGCGCCGGGGTGTGGGAGGCGCCTACGCTCCCAACACCCACCCGCCGCGGCAGGACCCGTTGA